The Chrysemys picta bellii isolate R12L10 chromosome 12, ASM1138683v2, whole genome shotgun sequence genome has a segment encoding these proteins:
- the LOC101937405 gene encoding olfactory receptor 14A16-like produces MKMSNETAVTEFLLLGFSDVRELQILHFVVFLVLYLISLLGNLLIITAIALDHHLHTPMYFFLMNLSILDLGSISVTIPKSMANSLTNTRSISYSGCVAQIFLVVVFVSADFAILTVMAYDRYVAICQPLHYEMVMNRRACVQMAASAWISGILYSALHTGNTFAMSFCGGNMVDQFFCEIPQLLKLACSDSYLIEVGFLIFSVCLASSCFVFIIVSYVQIFKAVLRIPSKQGQHKAFSTCLPHLFVVSLFFCTAAFAYLKPKSSSTSGLNLMVAVLYSVLPPMMNPIIYIMRNKEMKGALSKWIGWRLFTKNKMSIFLLW; encoded by the coding sequence ATGAAAATGTCCAATGAAACCGCTGTGACTGAAtttcttctcctgggattctctgacgttcgggagctgcagattttacactttgtggtgtttctagtgCTTTACCTGATATCCCTGCTCGGGAAccttctcatcatcacagccatagccctcgaccaccaccttcacaccccaatgtacttcttcctgatgaatctgtccatcctagaccttggctccatctctgtcaccatccccaaatccatggccaattccCTAACGAACACCAGATCAATTTCATATTCTGGATGCGTCGCTCAAATTTTTCTAGTCGTGGTCTTTGTTTCAGCAGATTTTGCCATACTGACAGTCATGGCGTATGACCGAtacgtcgccatctgccaaccactgcactatgaaatggtgatgaacaggagagcttgtgtccaaatggcagccagtgcctggatcagCGGTATTCTCTACTCTGCACTGCACACCGGGAACACATTTGCAATGTCCTTCTGTGGAGgaaacatggtggatcagttcttctgtgaaatcccccagctcctgaagctcgcctgctctgactcATACCTCATTGAAGTTGGGTTTCTCATCTTTAGTGTGTGCTTAGCCTCAAGctgctttgttttcataattgtgtcatatgttcagatcttcaaagcagtgctgagaatcccctctaAGCAGGGCCaacataaagccttctccacctgcctccctcacctctttgtggtctccttgttcttttgtactgctgcctttgcctacctgaaacccaaATCCAGCTCAACATCTGGTCTGAATCTCAtggtggctgttctctattcTGTGTTGCCACCAATGATGAATCCAATCATCTACATCATGAGAAACAAAGAGATGAAAGGCGCACTGAGTAAATGGATAGGTTGGAGGTTATTCACTAAgaacaaaatgtccatatttctccTTTGGTAA